The Xyrauchen texanus isolate HMW12.3.18 chromosome 28, RBS_HiC_50CHRs, whole genome shotgun sequence genome has a segment encoding these proteins:
- the taar13e gene encoding trace amine associated receptor 13e, producing MDISLQEHDSKQFCYPELNNSCLKGTHSVTSQTVLYLILVSATVVTILGNSVVIISIAHFKQLQTPTNILVMSLALADLLLGLVVMPFSIIRSVTGCWFYGDTICLLHSSFDMFLSTVSLFHLMFIAIDRYQAVCYPLQYSTRITMPVAWVMVLLIWTVVAVYSYGLLYSKANVKGLDEYIESIYCMGSCNLVFNALWGVLDTLMTFFLPCSVMVGLYARIFLTAKKHVRKIGEANQHENESMFQNSRRSECKAAKTLGVVVGAFIICWLPFFVNSLIDPYLNFSTPAALFEVFLWFGYLNSTLNPIIYGLFYPWFRKTLSLIITMRIFEPNSSDINVFTV from the coding sequence ATGGACAtatcactgcaagaacatgattCAAAACAATTCTGTTATCCTGAATTGAACAATTCTTGCCTTAAAGGCACACACAGTGTAACCTCACAGACAGTGTTGTATCTCATTTTAGTTTCGGCGACTGTCGTGACTATTCTTGGAAATTCTGTGGTCATCATCTCCATAGCGCACTTCAAACAGCTCCAAACACCGACCAACATCCTGGTGATGTCTCTGGCTCTAGCAGACCTGTTGCTTGGATTAGTAGTCATGCCTTTCAGTATTATTCGTTCGGTGACTGGCTGCTGGTTCTATGGAGATACCATCTGTTTGCTTCACTCCAGTTTTGATATGTTCCTCTCAACTGTGTCTCTTTTTCATCTCATGTTCATCGCTATTGATCGATACCAGGCTGTGTGTTATCCGCTTCAGTACTCTACAAGAATAACCATGCCTGTTGCATGGGTCATGGTGCTGTTAATTTGGACTGTAGTTGCAGTGTATTCTTATGGCTTACTATACTCAAAGGCTAATGTGAAAGGACTGGATGAATACATAGAATCAATATACTGTATGGGAAGTTGTAATCTCGTTTTCAATGCATTGTGGGGGGTTCTAGATACATTAATGACATTCTTCCTGCCTTGTTCTGTTATGGTCGGACTGTATGCCAGGATTTTCTTAACTGCAAAAAAGCATGTAAGGAAAATTGGTGAGGCAAACCAGCATGAAAATGAGAGTATGTTTCAGAATTCTCGACGATCTGAGTGCAAAGCGGCAAAAACTCTTGGTGTGGTTGTGGGTGCCTTTATCATCTGCTGGTTGCCATTTTTTGTGAACTCTTTGATTGACCCCTACTTGAACTTTTCCACCCCAGCTGCACTCTTTGAAGTGTTTCTCTGGTTTGGGTACTTGAATTCAACCTTAAACCCCATCATATATGGCCTTTTCTATCCATGGTTTAGAAAAACCCTTTCCCTCATTATAACAATGCGAATATTTGAACCTAACTCTTCTGACATCAATGTTTTCACAGTTTGa
- the LOC127622429 gene encoding trace amine-associated receptor 1-like produces the protein METQINISQNGILEKPFLCFEFSNTSCQKFVYPLETRILLYILLSVSSIVTFIGNLLVIITVIHFKQLHTPTNYLILSLAVADLLVGGVVMPPSMVRSVETCWYLGDLFCKIHSSLDVTLCTASILNLCIIALERYYAICYPLQYHSKMTSAATLVMIIICWTVSATLGFGMIFMELNILGIENFYFENIDCDGGCTLYRQCCLICFFGLDIIIPLAIL, from the exons ATGGAAACCCAAATCAACATCAGTCAGAATGGAATCTTGGAAAAGCCCTTTCTTTGTTTTGAGTTTAGTAACACCTCTTGTCAGAAGTTTGTCTATCCTTTGGAAACTCGAATATTACTCTACATTCTTCTGAGTGTCTCTTCAATTGTCACATTTATCGGAAACTTGTTAGTGATCATAACTGTTATTCATTTCAAGCAGCTGCACACACCAACCAACTACCTCATCCTGTCTCTGGCTGTGGCCGACTTGCTTGTAGGAGGAGTTGTGATGCCTCCCAGCATGGTGCGCTCGGTTGAGACTTGCTGGTATCTGGGAGATTTGTTCTGTAAAATACACAGCAGTCTGGATGTGACATTGTGCACTGCTTCAATTCTGAATCTCTGTATCATTGCTTTAGAGAGATATTATGCCATATGCTATCCCTTACAATATCATAGTAAAATGACATCagctgcaactcttgtcatgatTATTATTTGCTGGACTGTGTCAGCTACATTGGGGTTTGGCATGATATTCATGGAGCTTAATATTCTTGGCATAGAGAATTTTTACTTTGAGAATATTGATTGTGACGGAGGCTG TACACTGTACCGCCAGTGTTGTTTGATTTGTTTCTTTGGGTTGGATATTATAATTCCACTTGCAATCCTATAG
- the LOC127622430 gene encoding trace amine-associated receptor 1-like, with protein MDTQINISQNGILEKPFLCFEFSNTSCQKLVYPLETRILLYILFIVSSIVTIIGNLLVIITVIHFKQLHTPTNYLILSLAVADLLVGGVVMPPSMLRSVETCWYLGDLFCKIHSSLDVTISTASILNLCIIALERYYAICHPLQYHSKMTSTATFVMIIICWTVSATLGFSMIFLELNILGVEDFYYENIDCDGRCILFQSKEAATLMSLICFYIPAFVMLCVYLKILHVAQRQVKAIQSTNSHLKKEGKATKTLAIIMGVFMFLWIPFFLCNLIDPFIGYSVSPVLFDLFYWVGYYNSTCNPIVYAFFNSWFRDAFRVILSGGIFQTNSSKTILRL; from the coding sequence ATGGACACCCAAATCAACATCAGTCAGAATGGAATCCTGGAAAAGCCCTTTCTTTGTTTTGAGTTTAGTAACACCTCTTGTCAGAAGCTTGTCTATCCTTTGGAAACTCGAATATTACTCTACATTCTTTTCATTGTCTCTTCAATTGTCACAATTATAGGAAACCTGTTGGTGATTATAACTGTCATTCATTTCAAGCAGCTGCACACACCAACCAACTACCTCATCCTGTCTCTGGCTGTGGCCGACCTGCTTGTAGGAGGAGTTGTGATGCCTCCCAGCATGCTGCGCTCGGTTGAGACTTGCTGGTATCTGGGAGATTTGTTCTGTAAAATACACAGCAGTCTGGATGTGACAATAAGCACCGCTTCAATTCTAAATCTCTGTATCATTGCTTTAGAGAGATATTATGCCATATGTCATCCTTTACAATATCATAGTAAAATGACATCAACTGCAACTTTTGTCATGATTATTATTTGTTGGACTGTTTCAGCTACTTTGGGGTTTAGCATGATATTCCTGGAGCTTAATATTCTAGGTGTTGAAGATTTTTACTATGAAAATATTGATTGTGATGGTAGATGCATTTTGTTTCAAAGTAAAGAGGCAGCTACACTAATGTCACTGATTTGTTTCTATATTCCTgcttttgttatgctctgtgtttACCTGAAAATATTACATGTGGCTCAAAGACAGGTGAAGGCCATCCAGAGCACtaacagtcatttaaaaaaagagggaaaagctACTAAGACATTAGCTATCATCATGGGGGTGTTTATGTTTCTCTGGAttcctttttttctttgtaaTCTTATTGATCCGTTCATTGGCTACTCTGTATCACCAgtgttgtttgatttgttttattgggTTGGATATTATAATTCTACTTGTAATCCCATAGTGTATGCCTTCTTTAACAGCTGGTTCAGAGATGCATTCAGAGTCATTCTATCAGGGGGAATATTTCAGACTAATTCTTCAAAAACAATACTGCGGTTATAA